A single Anopheles funestus chromosome 2RL, idAnoFuneDA-416_04, whole genome shotgun sequence DNA region contains:
- the LOC125763593 gene encoding rRNA-processing protein FCF1 homolog, translated as MANKNQLKRLQQQRSALLRRMIKSTDARLKPADRSAAKQKKKRDSDEPKLVERPQGNSAMFFQYNTQLGPPYHVLVDTNFVNFSIKNKLDIIKTMMDCLYAKCIPYITDCVVAELEKLGQKYKLALRIIKDPRFERLHCMHRGTYADDCLVQRVTQHKCYIVATNDKDLKRRIRKIPGVPIMNVAVNRYVIERMPDAFEPMASKK; from the exons ATG GCTAACAAAAATCAGCTGAAGAGATTGCAACAGCAACGTTCGGCGCTGCTGCGACGGATGATCAAATCTACCGATGCCCGGCTAAAACCTGCGGACCGTTCCGCAgcgaaacagaagaaaaaacgcgACAGTGATGAGCCAAAACTGGTCGAACGACCCCAAGGCAATTCGGCAATGTTCTTCCAATACAACACACAACTCGGCCCACCGTACCACGTACTGGTCGACACGAACTTCGTGAATTTCAGCATCAAAAACAAGCTTGATATCATCAAAACCATGATGGACTGTCTGTACGCGAAGTGTATACCGTACATTACGGACTGTGTGGTGGCTGAGTTGGAGAAGCTTGGACAAAAGTACAAATTAGCTCTCCGCATCATAAAAGATCCACGTTTTGAGCGGTTGCACTGTATGCACAGGGGTACATACGCCGATGACTGTCTTGTGCAGCGAGTTACTCAGCACAAATGCTACATAGTGGCTACCAACGATAAGGATCTGAAACGCCGCATTCGTAAAATTCCTGGTGTGCCGATCATGAACGTGGCTGTAAACCGCTACGTTATCGAACGAATGCCAGACGCTTTCGAGCCTATGGCGTCAAAGAAATAA
- the LOC125763457 gene encoding T-complex protein 1 subunit delta, whose product MVVKPGMTAMKPQGQAYKDKSKPADIRLSNINAAKAVSDAIRTSLGPRGMDKMIQASNGEVTITNDGATILKQMNVIHPAAKMLVELSRAQDVEAGDGTTSVVVVAGALLEAVEKLLQMGIHPTAISEAFQRCSAKAVEILTEMSRPVELNDRESLIKSASTSLNSKVVSQHSSMLAPIAVDAVLKVTESHAQASVDLKNIKIIRSLGGTIEDTELIDGLVFTQRSSGMNGPKRVEKAKIGLIQFCISAPKTDMDHSVIVSDYAAMDRVLKEERAYILNIVKQIKKSGCNVLLVQKSILRDAVSDLAQHFLDKIKVMVVKDIEREDVEFVCKTLHCRPIASLDHFVAENMVNADLVEEVASGSTKFVKVTGIQNMGQTVSIVVRGSNKLVLEEADRSLHDALCVVRCLVKKRALIAGGGAPEIEMALQLAAYAQTLQGVDAYCFRGFANALEVIPSTLAENAGLNPIATVTELRNRHAQGEKNAGINVRKGAITDILAENVVQPLLVSISSITLASETVRSILKIDDIVNTMQ is encoded by the exons ATGGTTGTGAAACCGGGAATGACCGCGATGAAACCGCAGGGACAGGCTTACAAGGATAAAAGCAAACCGGCTGACATCCGTCTGAGCAACATCAATGCTGCCAAAG CCGTTTCCGATGCTATCCGCACCAGCTTGGGACCGCGTGGCATGGACAAGATG ATTCAAGCATCGAATGGTGAAGTTACCATCACCAACGATGGAGCTACGATCCTGAAACAGATGAACGTCATTCATCCAGCCGCCAAGATGTTGGTGGAACTGTCTCGTGCACAAGACGTGGAGGCTGGAGACGGTACCACATCGGTTGTCGTCGTGGCCGGCGCTTTGCTGGAGGCGGTTGAAAAGCTGCTGCAGATGGGAATCCATCCGACAGCTATCTCGGAAGCGTTTCAACGTTGTTCCGCTAAGGCGGTGGAGATTCTGACCGAAATGTCCCGCCCGGTGGAACTGAACGATCGTGAATCGCTGATCAAGAGTGCATCGACCTCGCTGAACTCAAAGGTGGTCTCGCAGCACAGCAGCATGTTGGCCCCGATTGCAGTTGATGCCGTATTAAAAGTAACTGAATCACACGCCCAAGCGTCGGTAGACTTGAAGAACATAAAAATCATCCGCAGCCTTGGTGGCACTATCGAGGATACGGAGCTTATCGATGGGCTTGTGTTCACACAACGCTCTTCGGGTATGAATGGGCCAAAGCGTGTCGAAAAGGCAAAGATTGGTTTGATTCAGTTCTGCATATCTGCACCGAAAACAGAT ATGGATCATAGCGTGATTGTGTCCGATTATGCTGCGATGGATCGAGTGTTGAAGGAGGAACGAGCCTATATCCTGAACATTGTCAAGCAAATCAAAAAGTCAGGCTGTAACGTACTGCTGGTACAGAAATCAATCCTCCGTGACGCGGTTTCGGATCTGGCCCAACATTTCCTGGACAAAATCAAGGTCATGGTCGTTAAGGATATTGAACGTGAAGACGTTGAGTTTGTCTGCAAAACGCTTCATTGTCGACCGATCGCCTCCCTGGATCATTTCGTCGCCGAGAACATGGTGAACGCGGATTTGGTCGAAGAAGTGGCCAGTGGTTCGACAAAGTTCGTGAAAGTGACCGGTATTCAGAATATGGGACAAACCGTGTCGATCGTTGTACGTGGATCGAACAAGCTGGTCCTGGAGGAAGCGGACCGTTCCCTCCACGATGCGTTGTGTGTGGTGCGTTGTTTGGTGAAGAAGCGTGCCCTTATCGCTGGTGGAGGAGCTCCCGAGATTGAAATGGCTCTACAACTGGCAGCTTACGCTCAAACGCTACAGGGTGTCGATGCGTACTGTTTCCGCGGATTTGCGAACGCACTTGAAGTAATTCCTTCTACGTTAGCCGAAAATGCTGGACTGAACCCGATAGCTACCGTTACAGAGCTGCGTAATCGTCACGCACAGGGTGAGAAGAATGCAGGAATTAACGTGCGCAAGGGTGCGATTACAGACATCCTGGCGGAGAACGTCGTACAGCCACTGCTGGTGTCCATCTCGTCGATAACGCTCGCATCCGAGACGGTGCGTTCGATCCTGAAGATAGATGACATCGTGAATACCATGCAATAA
- the LOC125763511 gene encoding U5 small nuclear ribonucleoprotein 40 kDa protein codes for MNAAAIKRPSDALVPVANAKKSRTDIVAYTAKDKQLLEQNVERTSGLLGPIMLLEGHGGEIFSTEFHPEGEHLLSTGFDRQIFLWKVYDECENVGVLSGHSGAVMEAHFSPDGSNIYTCATDKVVGVWDVPTCTRIRKLKGHTHFVNSCCGARRGPTLIVSGSDDSSIKIWDARKRHVVSTFDNTYQVTAVCFNDTAEQVISGGIDNEIKVWDIRKKEIVYRLRGHTDTVTGLSLSPDGSYVLSNSMDNTLRIWDIRPYVPGERCVKVFTGHQHNFEKNLLRCGWSPDGLKISAGSADRFVYIWDTTSRRILYKLPGHNGSVNDIDFHPTEPIIVSGSSDKTLYLGEIEA; via the exons ATGAATGCCGCTGCAATAAAACGTCCATCAGACGCGTTAGTTCCGGTAGCAAATGCGAAGAAATCTCGCACAGATATCGTAGCGTACACGGCCAAAGACAAACAACTTCTCGAACAG AATGTTGAGCGTACATCCGGATTATTGGGACCGATTATGCTACTGGAGGGTCATGGTGGGGAGATATTTTCCACCGAATTTCATCCGGAAGGAGAACATTTACTGTCGACGGGGTTTGATCGACAAATTT TTCTTTGGAAAGTGTACGACGAGTGCGAAAATGTTGGTGTACTGAGTGGCCATTCGGGAGCAGTAATGGAAGCACATTTTTCTCCGGATGGTTCCAACATTTATACGTGCGCCACAGACAAAGTGGTTGGCGTGTGGGACGTACCAACGTGCACTCGCATACGCAAACTGAAGGGCCATACACACTTCGTAAACAGTTGCTGTGGTGCACGCCGTGGGCCGACACTAATCGTTTCCGGTTCGGATGATTCGTCGATCAAAATATGGGATGCACGAAAAAGACACGTCGTGAGCACGTTCGATAACACATACCAAGTGACTGCGGTATGTTTCAACGACACAGCCGAACAGGTCATCTCAGGAGGGATCGATAATGAGATTAAGGTGTGGGATATACGCAAAAAGGAGATTGTATATCGACTGCGTGGCCACACGGACACGGTGACTGGTCTTTCGCTGTCGCCCGATGGCTCGTACGTGCTTAGCAACTCCATGGACAACACATTGCGCATCTGGGACATTCGTCCTTATGTACCCGGCGAGCGGTGTGTAAAGGTGTTCACAGGCCATCAGCACAACTTTGAGAAGAACTTGCTCAGATGTGGCTGGTCGCCGGATGGATTGAAGATTAGCGCAGGTTCGGCAGATAGATTCGTGTACATATGGGACACAACATCGCGTCGCATTCTGTACAAATTGCCAGGACATAATGGTAGCGTTAATGATATCGACTTTCACCCTACGGAACCGATCATCGTGTCAGGATCGAGCGATAAAACATTGTATCTCGGTGAGATAGAAGCTTAA
- the LOC125763557 gene encoding ubiquitin thioesterase otubain-like, with product MSNSESSSSSSGSKNAKSEENQDELIIKQQREIEQEIAHSNPLVSESQPISSLNQEYLDDPVYISKIKDLSSKYRAIRRSRPDGNCFFRAFAYAYLEYLVRNKDEFQKFYEYASKSRERLTEAGFPPFTIEDFYETFMEVINKVKPEGDDIATALSELHKLFNEQGYSDYVVVYLRLITSSHLQEKADFYQNFIDGNITIVEFCHQEVEPMYKESDHIHIIAICSALDAGVRVEYMDRGDGDQVIAHDFPDGFKPNVYLLYRPGHYDILYPNSQQA from the exons ATGAGCAACTCggagagcagcagcagcagcagcggcagcaaaaATGCAAAGTCAGAAGAAAATCAGGATGAGCTGATTATAAAACAACAGCGCGAAATCGAACAAGAG ATTGCTCATTCCAATCCGCTAGTCAGTGAGTCGCAGCCGATCTCCAGTCTCAACCAGGAGTACCTGGACGATCCTGTCTACATATCAAAAATTAAAGATCTCTCCTCCAAGTACCGAGCGATTCGGCGCAGCCGTCCAGATGGGAACTGCTTTTTCCGAGCATTTGCTTACGCTTACCTGGAATATTTGGTGCGAAACAAGGACGAATTTCAAAAGTTCTATGAATATGCATCCAAATCCCGGGAACGGTTAACGGAGGCCGGCTTTCCACCGTTTACGATCGAAGACTTTTATGAAACGTTTATGGAGGTGATTAACAAGGTGAAGCCGGAAGGCGATGACATCGCTACTGCCCTCAGCGAGCTGCACAAGCTGTTCAACGAGCAGGGCTACTCGGATTATGTCGTCGTGTATCTGCGATTGATTACCTCGAGCCATCTGCAGGAGAAGGCCGACTTTTATCAGAACTTCATCGACGGTAACATCACGATTGTGGAGTTTTGCCACCAGGAGGTGGAGCCCATGTACAAGGAATCGGATCACATTCACATCATCGCTATCTGCTCCGCACTGGATGCCGGTGTGCGGGTCGAGTATATGGATCGGGGCGACGGTGATCAGGTGATTGCTCACGATTTTCCGGATGGCTTCAAACCGAACGTCTATCTGTTGTACCGTCCGGGACATTACGATATTTTGTACCCCAACAGTCAGCAGGCGTAA